The Pirellulaceae bacterium genome contains a region encoding:
- a CDS encoding ATP-binding cassette domain-containing protein, with product MPAFLRAENIVKRYGGVHALSEVSVSFNHGEVHALLGENGAGKSTLGKILAGAIVADGGRILLDDRPVVIANPLDLQ from the coding sequence ATGCCTGCTTTCCTACGAGCCGAGAACATCGTTAAACGGTACGGTGGTGTCCATGCACTGAGCGAGGTCAGCGTTTCTTTCAACCACGGCGAAGTACACGCGCTGCTGGGTGAGAATGGAGCTGGAAAAAGCACGCTTGGAAAAATCCTTGCCGGCGCGATTGTCGCCGATGGCGGACGAATTCTATTAGACGATCGCCCAGTGGTGATTGCCAATCCGCTAGACTTACAGTGA